The following proteins are co-located in the Hemitrygon akajei chromosome 25, sHemAka1.3, whole genome shotgun sequence genome:
- the LOC140716421 gene encoding uncharacterized protein yields the protein MRHKRTSVERWFVCSVREKGFTQSSGPMKHEQGHAAETAFTCSECGRGFTRSSSLMRHQEVHTGERPFTCTECGRGFTRSSSLMRHQQVHTGERPFTCFECGRGFTRSSSLMRHQQVHSEEGPFICSDCGKGFTRLANLLTHQRVHTGEKLFVCSECGKGFTQSSNLLTHQHIHTGERPFTCSECGKGFTRSSDLIIHQRIHTGERPFTCNECGKGFTQSSNLLRHQRVHTGERPFTCSECGREFTRSSHLLRHQRVHTEEKV from the coding sequence ATGAGACACAAGAGAACCAGTGTGGAGAGGTGGTTCGTCTGTTCAGTgcgtgagaagggattcactcaatcctCTGGCCCGATGAAGCACGAGCAAGGTCACGCCGCGGAAACGGcgttcacctgctccgagtgcgggaggggattcactcgGTCGTCCAGCCTGATGAGGCACCAGGAGGTTCACACCGGCGAGCGGCCGTTCACTTGCACCGAGtgcgggaggggattcactcgGTCGTCCAGCCTGATGAGGCACCAGcaggttcacaccggggagcggccgttcacctgctttgagtgcgggaggggattcactcgCTCCTCCAGCCTGATGAGGCACCAGCAGGTTCACAGTGAGGAGGGCCCCTTCATctgctccgactgtgggaagggattcactcggctGGCCAATCTGCTGacacaccagcgggttcacaccggggagaaactgTTTGTGTGCTCTgagtgcgggaagggattcacacagtcgtCCAACCTGCTGACGCATCAGCACatccacaccggggagaggccgttcacctgctccgagtgCGGGAAGGGGTTCACGCGCTCATCGGATCTGATAATACACCAGCggattcacaccggggagaggccgttcacttgcaacgagtgtgggaaggggttcacgcAGTCGTCCAACCTCCTGCGACACCAGCGAgtgcacactggggagaggccgttcacctgctccgagtgCGGGAGAGAATTCACCCGGTCATCCCATCTgctgagacaccagcgagttcacaccgaggAGAAAGTTTGA